In a single window of the Burkholderia pyrrocinia genome:
- a CDS encoding NIPSNAP family protein codes for MFVEQRTYTLVPGGVAEYLRLYAECGRAAQEQALGTMIGCFATEVGPLNQLVYLWAFDSLDDRARRRAVLMADPEFRTFRGKVRHLLVRQENQILRQEIGGLLRAPSQAA; via the coding sequence ATGTTTGTTGAGCAACGCACCTATACGCTGGTGCCGGGCGGCGTCGCCGAATATCTGCGGCTGTACGCGGAATGCGGGCGCGCCGCGCAGGAGCAGGCGCTCGGCACGATGATCGGCTGTTTTGCGACGGAAGTCGGGCCGCTGAACCAGCTCGTCTATCTGTGGGCGTTCGATTCGCTGGACGATCGCGCCCGGCGCCGCGCCGTGCTGATGGCCGACCCCGAGTTCAGGACGTTTCGCGGCAAGGTCCGGCATCTGCTCGTCCGGCAGGAAAACCAGATTCTCCGGCAGGAAATCGGCGGCCTGTTGCGTGCGCCGAGCCAGGCCGCGTGA
- a CDS encoding bifunctional 3-(3-hydroxy-phenyl)propionate/3-hydroxycinnamic acid hydroxylase → MRANNPERTSVAIVGAGPNGAAMANLLGLYGVATTVIEKAPQIVEFPRAVGIDDEALRMFQTAGLADELSRDIIQNVPLRMFKANGECFADIRPSMREFGWWRRNIFMQQLAERTLRDGLARYPHVSLRTSEEVVGVEQDDQRVTLQVRRADGQQYALEADYVVAADGGRSPMRELLGVKLAGTTHPIKWVVVDVKNAGLDQPCTALNCDPRRPNVCIYLPFNFRRWEFLVFPHEDEEAIAQPESIRALIAPYVDDVDRIEIVRARTYTHHSRLAERFVVGRVALVGDAAHLTPPWVGQGLNAGLRDVGNLAWKLAGVVNGALHPGVIGSYESERRDHAKAMIDLADTFGAMLMPTNRLVAFLRDRFLGLARYAPGLKDYILQMRFKPMPSYTRGVVLPGAPGDAVGRMIAQPDVETADGVRSKLDDVLGPWFSIVGWQCDPQACLSDDDRAYWAALGATFVQVSRSRSGTGRARRVTSAHGSTCVEDVDNALADWFDRHAGPLVVVRPDRYVAAQTDAVGMARVTAAFQAFAPRQPEEAHVC, encoded by the coding sequence ACGGCGCGGCGATGGCGAACCTGCTCGGCCTCTATGGCGTCGCGACGACGGTCATCGAGAAGGCGCCGCAGATCGTCGAGTTTCCGCGCGCGGTCGGCATCGACGACGAAGCGCTGCGGATGTTTCAGACCGCCGGCCTCGCCGACGAGCTGAGCCGCGACATCATCCAGAACGTGCCGCTGCGCATGTTCAAGGCGAACGGCGAATGCTTCGCCGACATCCGCCCGTCGATGCGCGAATTCGGCTGGTGGCGGCGCAACATCTTCATGCAGCAACTGGCCGAGCGCACGCTGCGTGACGGGCTGGCCCGTTATCCGCACGTGTCGCTGCGGACCAGCGAAGAAGTGGTCGGCGTCGAACAGGACGACCAACGCGTCACGTTGCAGGTGCGCCGCGCCGACGGGCAGCAGTATGCGCTGGAGGCCGACTACGTGGTGGCGGCCGACGGCGGGCGCAGCCCGATGCGCGAGCTGCTGGGCGTGAAGCTGGCCGGCACGACGCATCCGATCAAATGGGTCGTGGTCGACGTGAAGAACGCCGGGCTCGACCAGCCGTGCACGGCGCTGAACTGCGACCCGCGGCGCCCGAACGTCTGCATCTATCTGCCGTTCAATTTCCGGCGCTGGGAGTTTCTCGTGTTCCCGCACGAGGACGAAGAGGCGATCGCGCAACCGGAATCGATCCGCGCGCTGATCGCGCCGTACGTCGACGACGTCGATCGCATCGAGATCGTGCGCGCGCGGACCTATACGCACCATTCGCGCCTCGCCGAACGTTTCGTGGTCGGCCGCGTGGCGCTCGTCGGCGATGCGGCCCACCTGACGCCGCCGTGGGTCGGCCAGGGCCTGAATGCGGGCTTGCGCGACGTGGGCAATCTCGCGTGGAAGCTGGCGGGCGTCGTCAACGGCGCATTGCATCCCGGCGTGATCGGCAGCTACGAATCGGAGCGGCGCGACCATGCGAAGGCGATGATCGACCTGGCCGACACGTTCGGCGCGATGCTGATGCCGACCAACCGGCTCGTCGCGTTCCTGCGCGATCGTTTCCTCGGGCTCGCGCGGTATGCGCCGGGCCTGAAGGACTACATCCTGCAGATGCGTTTCAAGCCGATGCCGAGCTATACGCGGGGCGTCGTGCTGCCGGGGGCGCCGGGCGACGCAGTCGGCAGGATGATCGCGCAGCCCGACGTCGAAACGGCCGACGGCGTGCGCAGCAAGCTCGACGACGTGCTGGGCCCGTGGTTCTCGATCGTCGGCTGGCAATGCGATCCGCAGGCGTGCCTGAGCGACGACGATCGCGCGTACTGGGCGGCGCTGGGCGCGACGTTCGTGCAGGTCAGCCGTTCGCGCAGCGGGACCGGCCGCGCGCGGCGGGTGACCAGCGCCCACGGCAGCACGTGCGTCGAGGACGTCGACAACGCGCTGGCGGACTGGTTCGACCGGCATGCCGGCCCGCTCGTCGTGGTGCGCCCCGATCGCTACGTGGCAGCGCAGACGGATGCCGTGGGGATGGCCCGCGTGACCGCGGCCTTTCAGGCGTTCGCGCCGCGACAACCGGAGGAAGCGCATGTTTGTTGA